A section of the Thauera chlorobenzoica genome encodes:
- a CDS encoding c-type cytochrome, with protein MPKPHAPRPNRRPARLALPLAAVAAAAVLTACGKPDAIDPELSASLIQPVARLEVQAVTVAPGNRTGEQIYTSLCTACHDTGAAAAPRAGNADEWKPRLALGLDGLTASAIAGKGAMPPRGGGSDLTDTEVKRAVAYLANTAGAGYTEPPVEQ; from the coding sequence ATGCCCAAGCCCCACGCTCCGCGCCCCAACCGGCGGCCCGCCCGCCTTGCCCTGCCCCTTGCCGCGGTGGCCGCTGCCGCAGTGCTGACCGCGTGCGGCAAGCCGGACGCGATCGACCCCGAACTCAGCGCCTCGCTGATCCAGCCCGTCGCCCGCCTCGAAGTCCAGGCGGTCACCGTCGCCCCCGGCAACCGGACCGGCGAGCAGATCTACACCTCGCTGTGCACCGCCTGTCACGACACCGGTGCGGCGGCCGCACCGAGGGCCGGCAATGCCGACGAGTGGAAGCCGCGCCTGGCGCTCGGCCTGGACGGCCTGACCGCCTCGGCGATCGCCGGCAAGGGGGCGATGCCCCCGCGCGGTGGCGGCAGCGACCTGACCGACACCGAAGTCAAGCGCGCGGTGGCCTACCTCGCCAACACCGCCGGCGCCGGCTACACCGAGCCGCCGGTCGAACAGTAA
- a CDS encoding helix-turn-helix domain-containing protein, which translates to MVRCHLSRLMGEHKMKIADVARETGLHRNTITLLYNETANRVDLETIDRLCALFRCTVAELFEYIPDSTSAV; encoded by the coding sequence ATGGTTCGCTGCCACCTCTCACGCCTGATGGGCGAGCACAAGATGAAGATCGCTGATGTCGCTCGTGAAACGGGTCTGCACCGCAACACGATCACGTTGCTCTACAACGAAACCGCAAATCGGGTTGACCTTGAAACCATCGATCGCTTGTGCGCTCTGTTTAGATGCACCGTTGCTGAGTTGTTCGAGTACATACCCGACTCAACGAGCGCCGTATAA